One part of the Schistocerca piceifrons isolate TAMUIC-IGC-003096 chromosome 2, iqSchPice1.1, whole genome shotgun sequence genome encodes these proteins:
- the LOC124775689 gene encoding uncharacterized protein LOC124775689 — MVAVNLTALVNGTPLIFEVDIGTSATIVDGDSNHQLGSPPLRLFTNSLKSYNNDIIQLQELFSAPIQYLTRDIMAQILVLTASKATNVLETELLHPLGLKLHDSAPGIKTLPSDTQLQELLESFSDIVPDISPGVSGFKAHTELLPLVVPRLIQAHTVTFAIHDN; from the coding sequence ATGGTGGCTGTCAATCTGACAGCGCTGGTAAATGGCACGCCTCTCATTTTTGAAGTGGATATTGGGACCTCAGCCACCATCGTTGATGGGGATTCGAACCACCAGTTGGGATCGCCGCCGCTTCGTCTATTCACGAACTCTCTGAAGAGCTACAACAACGACATCATCCAGCTACAGGAATTGTTCTCGGCACCGATCCAGTACCTCACGCGTGATATCATGGCACAGATTTTGGTTCTTACCGCCTCCAAGGCCACCAATGTATTAGAGACGGAACTCTTGCACCCCCTGGGCCTCAAGCTACATGATTCTGCACCTGGTATCAAGACCTTGCCTTCGGACACTCAGCTGCAAGAGCTTCTGGAATCATTCTCGGACATCGTTCCCGACATATCTCCAGGAGTCTCTGGGTTCAAAGCCCATACTGAACTCCTCCCCTTAGTGGTTCCAAGACTCATTCAAGCCCATACAGTAACGTTCGCAATCCATGATAATTAG